The stretch of DNA GACCTCGACGCCGGCCTGTCGCCACGTGTTCAAGCCGATGAACCGCGCGAGCCGGTCGGCGCCGAGCGCTGCCGCCAGCGCGTCACCGTCCTTGTAGTGCCACGCCGGCTGTGTGTCAACCAGCACGCCCAGTCGAGCCGCGCGCGCGGCCGACTCCCGGTTGACGAAGTACCCGTGGATCACGGTGTGGCGGCGGTCCGCACCCGGCGTCGCTTTCTGCGCCGCTTCGATGCCGTCGAGGACGACGTCAACGCCGGCATCGCCGGTCACGTGCGCCACCATCTGCCAGCCGCGGCGGTGAATGACCGCGATGGCGGCGGCAATCTGCTCCGGCGTGAGCGTCAGGAACCCGCGATCGTCGGGATTGGCGATCGCGTACAACGCGCGGCCGCCGGGGCCGAACGGCTTGCGCATGAACGACGTGCCGATCAGGATCCCGCCGTCCGCGACCAGCTTCAGCGGACCCGTCTTCAGCCAGTCGTCTCCCTCGCCGAGCTTGAACGGCAGCCCATCGATGAAGCGCTCCACGCTTGCCGCGGCGGTCGCGTCCGGGACGCGAATCGTGACCGTCGCCCGGACGTGCAGACGTCCGGCCTGCTTCAGCGCGCGATAGGTCTCGAGCCCTGGCAGCGTGGCGCCGCGCTCGATCACGCTGGTGATCCCGACGGCCAGGTATTGCCGATGTACCCGCTCGAGCGTCTCCAGCGGGATTCCGCCGGATGCCGGCCGGAATCGCGCGATCAGCCCGCCCGCGTTCCGCAGGAGACCGGTCGGGTCGCCGGCCGCGTCCTTCACGATCGCGCCACCCGCAGGGTCGGCGGAGTCGCGCGTGATCCCCGCCGCCCGGAGCGCCGCGCTGTTCAGGGCGAACGCGTAGGCGGCGTCCACGACGACGGGGTGATCGGGCGCCGCCGCATCCAGTTCCTGACGCGTCGGAAACCGGCGCTCGCGCAGCCGCGTCGGAAACACCCGGGGCGTCCAGATCCAGCCCGCGGGCCGGCGCCGCGCTTCCGTGCGCACCCAGTCCTGCAGTTCCGGAATCGATCGAAGATTCACGAACGGTTGCATCGCCTCTGCGCTCGCGACGTCGAGCGCGTGCACGTGCGTGTCGATGAAGCCGGGCACCACGGTTCGTCCTCGCCCGTCGATGACGCGCGTCGCGGATCCGACGAGCGTGCGTACGTCGTCGTTCGTGCCGACCGCCGCGAATCGCCCGCCGCGCACGGCCAGCGCCGCCGCCGTGCGGAACGCGCTGTCGACGGTGAGAATCCGGGCGTTGGTCAGGACCAGATCGGCGGGGGTGACGCCGTCGCCAGGGCTTTGGCGCCCAAGGACGCCTTCGCCACGGGTCTGGCGCCCAGGCGCCGGCGGCCGCGCCGGTGTCGCCGCGAACGCCGCGATCAGCGCCAGCGCGGCAAGGGCGCGCGGTCCATGCCCCGCGAGTGTCATGACAGCCATCGGTGCAGGTGCTCCTGCACGAACCCGTCGTCGGTCAGGTGCGGGTACCGGGCGAGCACGCGATCGATCTCGTCCATCTGGCCGGGACTCAGATCCTCGTTCGGATCGAGGCACCACCGCCCGGCGAGCAGCCCTTGCCGCCGCAGCACTTCGTGCAGGCCGGGGATGCATCCGGCGAACCGATGCGCGGAATCGAACAGCGCGGCGTTGGCATCCGTCAGCTCGGCGCCGAGCGCCAGCAGCCGCAGCGGCTCGCCGCCGGCCTCGCCCGCGGCGCCGGTCGTGACGGCACGGCAGCGCGCCAGCAGTTCGACCGCCCGCTTCGTCCAGACCGCCCACTGCCCGAGCAGGCCTCCTGAGAAATGCAGCGGGCGCTCGGCGATCCTGCCGGGGAACGGCGTCAGCAGGTCGACCACGATCGCATCGTCATTGCCGGTGTAGAGCGCCACGTCATCGCGGCCGCTGTCGGCAAGTGCGGCGAGGACGTCGATCGTGCGGTAGCGATCGAACGGGGCCACCTTGACCGCCACCACCCCTTCGATCTCGAAGAACCCCCGCCAGAACGTCCGGTCCAGCGCGCGGCCGCCGACGGCGGGCTGCAGATAGAAGCCGAACACCGGCAGGACGTCGGCGACACGCCGGCAGTGCGCGAGCAGCTCGCGGTTGCCGGCATCACGAAACGCCGCAAGACTGAGCAGACCCGCATCGTAGCCGAGCGCGGCCGCCATCTCCGCTTCGCGCACCGCTTGCGGCGTCGTGCCGACCACCCCGGCGATCATCACCGGCCGCGATCGCGACCCGCACCACGCGGACGCCGTCCGCGCCGCCAGCGCCAGCACCGGCTCGAACAGATCGTGCGCCGGATCCCGGATGGCGAACTGCGTCGTGTGGACGCCGACGGCGATGCCGCCCGCGCCGGCATCGCAGTAATACCGTGTGAGCGCGGCCTGGCGGCGCTCGTCGAGCGTTCGCCTCTCCGTCAGCGCCAGCGGATGCGCGGGAATGACCAGCCCGCGCCGCAGCTCGTGGCGCAGCTTCGTCCTGTCGGCGGAATCAGTAGCGGCCATCGGTCACTTCGAAGTGCGTCGGCTTGTTCAGCGATGTGCCTCCGTGTGCGACCCAGCGGGCCACCCACTGCCGCAGCAGCGGCAGCGGCACGTCCGGGTCGCCGAGCAGAGCGCGACAGCGGCTCGCATCACTGAGCAGCGCCACCGGGCCTTCGGTGTTCACGAAGACTGGCGGGCGGCCGAAGGTGGATCCGAACCACTCGGCGGTGTCTCTGACGGAAATGCGCTCCGCGCCCGTCACGTTGAGAATCTCGGGCGGCGAGGAGCAGAGCTCGAGGCTGCGCAGGGCGTAGCTGTTGGCATCTCCCTGCCAGATCGCGTTGAAGAACCCCATCGTCAGATCCACCGCGTCGCCGGTGATCACCTTGCGGGCGATGTCCACGAGCGTGCCGTAGCGGAGGTCGACGGCGTAGTTGAGCCGGAAGATGAGCGCCCGCAGCCGGCGCTCGCGGGACACGAACTCGATCACCCGCTCGCGTCCGAGACAGGATTGCGCGTATTCGCCGGCGGGCGACGGCGGATCCGCTTCGCGCGAACCCGGACCCTCGACCCGCACCAGCGGGTAGACGTTGCCGGTCGAGAACACGACCATGCGCGACGGCGCGAATTGCTCGGCGACGCGCGCGGGCACGACCGTGTTCGTGGCCCACGTGAGGTCCGAGCGATCGAGGGTGCCGAACTTCCGGCCGGCGAGAAACAGGACGTTCTCCGCCGCGGGCAGCGCCGCGACGTGATCCGTGTTCAGGAGGTCGCAGGCGATGGTGTGAATGCCCTCTGCCTCGAGGCTGGCGCGGACGGCGGGCGTCGAGAATCGCGACGCCGCCAGAACGCGCCGGCGCACGCCGGCGCGGCGGATTGCGCGATGGATGCGCCGTGCCAGCGACGGCCCCATCTTGCCCGACGCGCCGATGACGAGGACGTCGCCGTCGAGCCGCCGTACGCACTCGACGTCCGCGTCGGACGGCTGAGCGAGGAGATCCTCGAGCTGCGCTTCATCGCGGACGTCGGCCGGAAAAGGGACCCGCAGCGCCCGCGCTCCTGCCCTAAAACCGCAGCCGCAGACCCAGCCGCACCACCCGGCCGACTGAAAAGCCCTCGGTGCTGCCCACGGTGTCGGCGTCGAGTACTGCCGTGTTGCCGTTCGCGGCCACGCCGTTGATCAGATAGTCGGTCAGGTCCATGAACCCGCCGGTGCCCAGCCCCACGGCGAACTGCGGGTGATTGAACGCGTTGTCGAGCAGCACGGTGAAGTCGGCGGTGACGGCGCGCGCACGCACGAGATTCTTGTAGAACGCCAGGTTCACGATCCACGTGCCGGGCCCCTTGACGCTGCCCTTCTTCGCGTTGCCGAGCGTGCCGGGGGCCGGCAGCGTGAACTTCGTCAGGTCGTAGAACTGCGTGCGGCTGCCTCCGGTGTTGGGATTGCCGGTGACGTCGGGACGCCACGCCTCGCCGAACTGTCCGACGCCGTCCAGGGTGCGCCCGGTGTTCGCCGGATAGATGCCGCCGGTGTCGCCGTAGGTGAAGTACGGCGTCAGGTTCGGTCCGCTGCGCGCCTGGAAGATCGTGGAGACAGTCCACCCGCCGGCGATCGCATCGGCCCATCGCGGCAGCTCGCTGCCGAACGCACGGCCGCGCCCGAACGGAATCTCCCACGTGCTGTTCATCACCACACGATGCTTGACCACGTTGGGATCCGGTCCGCGATCCTTCTCGATATCGTAGGGATCGTACTGGACGACGCCGATGGTGCTGTTGCCGCTGTCGGGCGCGTTGCTGTCGGACCCCGCCAGCGTATAGGCGGCGTTCACCGCCAGGCCGCCGCTGAAGCGGCGCTGCAGCTCCAGCTGGAGCGCGTTGAACTGCCCTTCGCCGCGGTTCTCGGTGATGTCCATGAACGTGCCGTAGATCGGAAACGGCAGCCGCGCTCTCGCCGCCGGGTCGCTGTCGACGTTGCCGAGCGGCACGGCGCTGGCCTGCACCGTGTTGTAGTCGCGGTGGACGAGCAGCTTCTTCATCGTCGATCCGATGTAGCTGACGCGGGCGCCGAGTCCGCCCGGCAGCTCGCGCTCCAGCGTCAGGTTGTACTGGTAGATGTCGGGCAGCTCGAGATCCAGCTGCAGACCCTGATTGCCGAACCCGAGCGACTCGGTCCGCGTGCCGGACGAAAAGCCCTGCTGCAGCCGCGGACGGCTGAACCTGATCGTGTATCGGAACGGGTTGCGCGACATGATGTCGCGCGCTCCCTGCGCCGCGCCGGTCGGATGGAAGATGCCGAAGCCGCCGCGCAGCACCGTCTTGTTGCTGTCGTCCAGGCGCTGGGCGAAACCGAGGCGCGGGCTGATGTTGTTCCGGTCGGTCCGGATCAAGCCGCGGCCGACATCGAACTGGTCCGAGGTCAGCGTGCGGCCGAGACGTACCGCGCCCGGAGGCAGCAGGGCCGCGATCGCGGAATTCGGCACCATGTGATGGCCGCCGTCGGTCGGGACGAAGTTCGCGTAGATGTCGTTCTTGTCGACGAACACCCCGATCACTTCGTACCGCAGCCCCAGGAACAGCGTCAGCCGCGGGGTCAGCTTCACGTCGTCCTGCGCGAAGATCGCCCAGTCATTCGAGAACGTGTCCATCGGCTGGTCGCCGCGGGTGTTGCGCTGCTCGCGAACCTCGTTCGGCAGTCCGAGGAGGAAGTCGGCGAAGGCGTTGCCGGTCGCGAATCCCGAGAAGGCGTATGCCCCCTTGGACTCGTTGGCACCGGTCGAGTAGCCGTCTTTCGCATAGTTGCGGCTGAAGATGCCGCCGAACTTCATCGAGTGGCGTCCTTTCAGCCAGGTGGAGGTGCTGCTGAACGACAACGACGATTGATCGAGATCGCGGAAGGTGTTCTGCCGCTGGTCGCGGATGTCGGACGGCCGATTCGTCCCGGAGAACAGGAACGACGGGAAGCCAGGCGCGCCCGCCGCCAGCGGTGGAATCTCGAGCTGGAACTGGGCGCCCAGCGCGCCGGCGACGAAGCGGCTCTTGCGGTTGCGCGTGTCCCTGCTGTAGCCGCCGCGAAATTCGCTGACCAGCGCGCCCGACCAGATCCGCGTCCATCCGCCCGCGAACGTCGTCGCCTTGGATTGACGATCCAGCAGACCGAGATTCGTCAGTCCGCCGCCGCCATTGCCGCCGGTGCTCTCGAAGGTGAAGGCGTCGGGATCGCGCCGCTGCCAGCTGAGCCGGCCGAAGAGCGAATCGCGCCCGGAGAGCTCGTGATCGAGGCGCACGTCCGCTCGATCGCGATCGCGGTTCAGCGGCAGGATCTGGCGAAAGGCGCCGTAACCACCGGCGGCCAGGTTCGGCTGGTTCGGCGCCGGATAGAAGAAATCGACGATGCGACGCGCGGCGGGATCGATTCGATCCGCGGGGATGCGGTTGCCCGGGAACTGCGTCCCGGTGAGCGGATCGCGGACGACGAACGTGTTCGCGGAGAAATCGCCGTTGCGCATGAGCGCGGTCGGCACGATCGCCTGTGCCCCGCCGCCGAGCGCCTTCAGTTTGCTGCCTTCGTAATTGGCGAAGAAGAACGTTCGATTGCGCGCGACCGGGCCGCCCAGGCTGACGCCGTACCGGTAGTCGTGGGTGTCGGCGTTGGGATCGCTGCGCGAGACGTTGTTGAGCGCTTGCGCGTAAGTGCGGGCGTTGAGCTCGTTCGAGTTGTAATCGTAGAAGGCGGTGGCGCGATAGCGGTTGGCGCCGCGTTTAGTCGACACGATGACGCCGGCCAGGCCGCCGTACTCGGCACTGTAGGAGTTCGAGAGCACCTGCACTTCCTGAATCGCATCGAGGCCGGGCGCCGCGTTGGAGAGCTCGCCGAAGATCCCGGCGCTCGACGGCTGGCCGTCCTGGATGTACGACGCGCCGTAGGTGCGGCCGCCGAGAAACTGAATGCCGTCGAAGCCGCCGACTACGTTCGGATTGAGCGTGAGGAAGTCCTGGATGTCGCGGCTGTTGCGCGGCAGATCGCGCAGCTGCTGCTCGTCGAGCCCGCGGGCGATGGCCTGGCTCTCGATGGTGATGTTGGTCCCGCCGGCAGTCACGGTCACGACATCTTCGAGATTGCCGATCGCAAGGCCCAGATCGATCAGCGCGACCGACGCCGCACGGAGGACCACCCCGGTCCGGCGCGCCTGGCGGAACCCGGTCAACGTCGCGGTCACCGTGTAGGTGCCGGGACGCAGATTGGGAATCTCGAACAGTCCCTGCGCGTCGGTGTGCGCCTCGCGCGTGACGCCCGTCGCCTCGTCGGTGACCACGACCGTCGCGCCCGGCACGACCTGCTGCTGCGGATCGAAGACCGTGCCTCGCACAGTACCGAGCGTGGTCTGGGCCGCTGCCGGGATGCCCATGAGCACCAGCAGACAGACAGCCCGGCCGGCGGCGTGACGAAGGCTGAACATCGTTCCTCCCGCGTTTGACCCAAAAACCGCCCCTCTTGTAGTGACTTTCACCGCACGATGTCAACGAACATCAACGGCTGAGGTTCAGGTGTTCTCGCCGAGGCGGGCCGGCTCGGCGCCTGCGCGACTCTAGTACTGTCGATACTTCGCAGTGTCGATCCACCGGCCTGCGACCATCACCCGGTCGACACTGCGGATGGCGGTGACGTCCCGGTCGGGTTGCCCGCGCAGGACGACGAGGTCGGCGTAGAACCCGGCGCGCAGGCTGCCGATCTCCTGATCGCGGTAGAGGAAGGCCGCGGCGGTGGAGGTCGCGGCGGAGATCGCGTCGAGCGGCGAGAATCCGCTCTCGACCAGCAGCTCCATTTCCCGCCACGGCGCTTCGCCGCGCGCGGCAAACGGCACCTCGGTGTGACCGCCAACGACGACCCGCGCGCCTGCCTGTGCCGCGCGGTGCGTGAGCTGTTTCATCCTGGCGAAGCCGGCGACGTAGATCGGCGTGAGATCCGGCTTGGCATCACCCCGCGGGCCTGGTCGACGCTCGAACACGGCAAGCGTCGCATCGAGAAACGGTTTCCGTTCGCGAAGTACCTCGTAGAGCGCTCGCGCGCCGGGTCCGTCCAGGTCGGCGCCCGCGAAGATGCGGTAGCGTCCATCGCGCCGGGCGTCGTTGTCCTTCAGGACCGCTTGCCGGTAGGCCTCCGCCTCGCGGCGCGGAAGCAGGCTGATGCCAAACGACGTGATGTGCTCGATGCCGTGCAGTCCGGCGGCAATCAACTCGCGCGCGTCGAGCAGCTCCAGGTGAGCGGTGCAAGGAATGCGGCGGGCGTCGCAGACGTCGATCACCGCTTTCGCGGCGGCGAACGGCAGCCGGTAGTAGATCTTCAGCGCGGTCGCGCCGCGTCTCACCGACTCTTCCGCGTGCCGCCGCGCCTCCTCCGCATCGCGCGCCACCACCGCGTCGGCCGGGTAGGCGGGCCCTTCGCCGTCGATGTGCGGTCCGGTGGTGAAGATGCGCGGCCCGGCGATGCCGTCCGCCGCCATCATGCGGCGCAGCTCCGCGAAGGCCTCGTCCCACTGGCCCGGATCGCGAAACGCCGTCACGCCATGACTGAGCTGCCGCAGCGCCAGCTTCGGATCCTTCTCGATGTGAAAGTGTGAATCGATCAGACCGGGGATGACGGTGCGCCCCGCGAGATCGACCCTCTCGGCGTCTGCCGGCGCCGCCGTCGTCGAGGACGGCCCGGCGCGAAGGATGCGATCGCCGGCGATGACGATGCGGCCGTTCTCGACCGGCGGGCCGCCGCTGCCATCGACGATGCGCACGTTCTCGAGTGCCAGCGGACGCGTCTGTTCCGTCGCGCCCATCCGGGCCCAGAGAAACGCCGCGACGCCGGCGCAGGCGATGATCCGTTGAAGCGATGGGTTCATGTGTCGTCCTCAGCCGAACTCGGGACCGAGAATCGCGTGCTCCTGTTCATCGTGACCGGTCCAGGCGCCTCGAGTCCCGGCTCGGCACATGCGAAACAGCGGGCGCGCGCCGTCGAACCCCCGGCTGCGGAGCCATGCGGCGAAACCGGCATGGCGATCGAACGCATCGACGACGACCCCGCGTCCGTGCGCCGCGGCCAGCGACGCGCTGACGAGCGCCCGCGCGCTCGCATCGTCACCCACCACCGGCCCGATCTGATCGAACAGGCGTCCGGTGCGCCCAAAACAGTAGTGTGCGCCAGCCGTGGTGTCGATCGCATGTGCGTAGTGCGGCGCGCCGTCGAGCAGCCACTCGAGAAGAGGGCGTCGCGTCGCGCCAAAGACGCGCTGGTCCTGCGCGAAGACGGCCGTCAGGTCGGCGGGTCCGAGCCTGCGAACCTGATGCGCCGCCCCGTGCGACGGCGGGTCCGCGGCCGGACGCGAGGCATCGGCCACATGACGCGTGAGCCGGCTCTCGTCTTCGAAGCCGTGGCGCCGATACAGCGGCCGGCCGAGCGGTGTCGCGTCCAACCGGATCGGCACGTCCGGCGGCACGGCCGCCATCGCGGCGCGCAGCAGCCGGGCGCCGATGCCGCGGCCGCGCCACGCCGGGTCCACGAGCATCATGGCGATCCAGCCGAACCTGCCGTAATCGATTCCGATCGCGGTGCCGACGATCGTACCGCCGGCGACGGCCGCGAACGCGCCCGCCGGCGCGAGCTGCAGCAGCATGCGCCAGTCGGCGATCCGCTGATTCCACCCGGCGGCCGCGCTCAGACCCATGGCGGCGTCCAGATCGGCCGCGGTCAATACCCGGATGACCGGATCCTTCGCGTCCATCATGCGCAGGTCAGCATACCCGTGGCGCTGCCGGCATTGCGCCGATGCCGTCGCAGGAAGCCGGATGCCGGCCGGAAGGGTGATCCTGTGGCAATATGACGGCTCCAGATGCCCCGCCACGTTCGCGCGTCCGTTCTCGCGACTGCCTGTGCCGCGGTCATCGTGAGCGTGACCGTCGCCGGGTCGCCGGCGCAGGACCAGGGCCGCCCGCCGGTCAGTTTCACCCGGGAAGTCCTCCCGATCCTCTCCAACAACTGTTTTGCCTGCCACGGCCCCGACGAGCAGCAGCGCAAGACGAAGTTCCACTTCGACACCCGTGAGGGCGCCTTTGCCAAGCGCGGCGTGATCGAGCCCGGCAACGCCGCCGGGAGCCTGCTCATCGAGATGGTCACCCATCCCGATCCGAAGCAGCGGATGCCGCCGCCCGAGTCGGGGCACACGCTGACGGATGCGCAGATCTCGGTGCTGCGCCGATGGATCGACGCGGGCGCCCCGTGGGACACGCATTGGGCCTACGTTCCGGCCGCGCGCCCGGATCCGCCGCCGACCAGGCGGGCCGGATGGACGCGCACTCCGATCGATCAGTTCATCCTCGCGCGGCTCGAGCGCGAGGGGCTCCAGCCGTCGCCCGAAGCGGACAAGGAAACGCTGCTGCGGCGCGTCACCTACGACCTGACCGGACTGCCGCCCACGCCGGCCGAGATCGACGCGTTCCTGGCCGACAAGGCGCCGGACGCGTACGAGAGGCGGGTCGACGCGCTGCTGCAATCGCCCCATTACGGCGAGCGGCTGGCGACGGGGTGGCTGGACGCGGCGCGCTACGCCGACACCCACGGGTACCACATCGACACCCCTCGCGAGATGTGGCCGTGGCGCGACTGGGTGATTGGCGCGTTCACCCGCAACCTGCCCTTCGACCAGTTTGTCGTCGAGCAGATCGCCGGAGATCTGATCCCCAACGCGACGCGCGATCAGAAGGTGGCGTCGGGCTTCAACCGCAACCACATGATCAACTTCGAAGGGGGCGCGATCGCCGAGGAATACCGGGTCGAGTACGTCGTCGATCGTGTCGAAGCGACGTCGAGCGCCTTCATGGGTTTGACGATGGGGTGCGCGCGGTGTCATTCGCACAAGTACGACCCCATCACCCACAAGGAGTTCTATCAGTTCTTTGCCTTCTTCAACTCCGTGCCCGAGCGAGGGCTCGACGGCCGTCTCGGCAACGCGGCGCCGATTCTGCCGCTGCCCTCGCATGATCAGCAGGCCCGGCTCGACGAGCTCGATGCGGCCATCAAAACGAGAACCGATGCGCTCGCGGACGCCGTCGTCGATCCGCTGCAGCGCGAATGGGAGCAGGCGCTGCCGCCGCTGGTCCCGCGCGGCCTCGATCCCGGCCCGCTGAACAACGACGGGCTGCTCGCGCACTACGAGCTGGACGGAAGCTTCTCCGACATCTCGGGCCGCTTCCAGCACGGGCGGATGATCGCCGGTGACCCGACGTTCGACGGCGGCCGCATCGGGCGGGCGGTGTCGTTCGACGGAGATACCGAGGTCAGCTTCGGCGACGTCGGGCGGTTCGATCGGACCGACCGCTTCTCGATCGCGTTCTGGGTGAAGCCGCGCGGCAACCTGCCGATCAACGTGCTCCAGAAACTGAATGATGCCCGGCGCGGCTACGCGTGGCGC from Vicinamibacterales bacterium encodes:
- a CDS encoding amidohydrolase gives rise to the protein MAVMTLAGHGPRALAALALIAAFAATPARPPAPGRQTRGEGVLGRQSPGDGVTPADLVLTNARILTVDSAFRTAAALAVRGGRFAAVGTNDDVRTLVGSATRVIDGRGRTVVPGFIDTHVHALDVASAEAMQPFVNLRSIPELQDWVRTEARRRPAGWIWTPRVFPTRLRERRFPTRQELDAAAPDHPVVVDAAYAFALNSAALRAAGITRDSADPAGGAIVKDAAGDPTGLLRNAGGLIARFRPASGGIPLETLERVHRQYLAVGITSVIERGATLPGLETYRALKQAGRLHVRATVTIRVPDATAAASVERFIDGLPFKLGEGDDWLKTGPLKLVADGGILIGTSFMRKPFGPGGRALYAIANPDDRGFLTLTPEQIAAAIAVIHRRGWQMVAHVTGDAGVDVVLDGIEAAQKATPGADRRHTVIHGYFVNRESAARAARLGVLVDTQPAWHYKDGDALAAALGADRLARFIGLNTWRQAGVEVAINTDHMFGLDANDAMNPFNPLLTIYSAVTRRTESGRVLGPGETVSRQEALRMMTSAAARFSFDEKDRGSIEVGKLGDFVILDDHLLTVPAERLRTIRADLTVIGGHVVFEKEKLP
- a CDS encoding amidohydrolase family protein; translated protein: MNPSLQRIIACAGVAAFLWARMGATEQTRPLALENVRIVDGSGGPPVENGRIVIAGDRILRAGPSSTTAAPADAERVDLAGRTVIPGLIDSHFHIEKDPKLALRQLSHGVTAFRDPGQWDEAFAELRRMMAADGIAGPRIFTTGPHIDGEGPAYPADAVVARDAEEARRHAEESVRRGATALKIYYRLPFAAAKAVIDVCDARRIPCTAHLELLDARELIAAGLHGIEHITSFGISLLPRREAEAYRQAVLKDNDARRDGRYRIFAGADLDGPGARALYEVLRERKPFLDATLAVFERRPGPRGDAKPDLTPIYVAGFARMKQLTHRAAQAGARVVVGGHTEVPFAARGEAPWREMELLVESGFSPLDAISAATSTAAAFLYRDQEIGSLRAGFYADLVVLRGQPDRDVTAIRSVDRVMVAGRWIDTAKYRQY
- a CDS encoding TonB-dependent receptor — its product is MFSLRHAAGRAVCLLVLMGIPAAAQTTLGTVRGTVFDPQQQVVPGATVVVTDEATGVTREAHTDAQGLFEIPNLRPGTYTVTATLTGFRQARRTGVVLRAASVALIDLGLAIGNLEDVVTVTAGGTNITIESQAIARGLDEQQLRDLPRNSRDIQDFLTLNPNVVGGFDGIQFLGGRTYGASYIQDGQPSSAGIFGELSNAAPGLDAIQEVQVLSNSYSAEYGGLAGVIVSTKRGANRYRATAFYDYNSNELNARTYAQALNNVSRSDPNADTHDYRYGVSLGGPVARNRTFFFANYEGSKLKALGGGAQAIVPTALMRNGDFSANTFVVRDPLTGTQFPGNRIPADRIDPAARRIVDFFYPAPNQPNLAAGGYGAFRQILPLNRDRDRADVRLDHELSGRDSLFGRLSWQRRDPDAFTFESTGGNGGGGLTNLGLLDRQSKATTFAGGWTRIWSGALVSEFRGGYSRDTRNRKSRFVAGALGAQFQLEIPPLAAGAPGFPSFLFSGTNRPSDIRDQRQNTFRDLDQSSLSFSSTSTWLKGRHSMKFGGIFSRNYAKDGYSTGANESKGAYAFSGFATGNAFADFLLGLPNEVREQRNTRGDQPMDTFSNDWAIFAQDDVKLTPRLTLFLGLRYEVIGVFVDKNDIYANFVPTDGGHHMVPNSAIAALLPPGAVRLGRTLTSDQFDVGRGLIRTDRNNISPRLGFAQRLDDSNKTVLRGGFGIFHPTGAAQGARDIMSRNPFRYTIRFSRPRLQQGFSSGTRTESLGFGNQGLQLDLELPDIYQYNLTLERELPGGLGARVSYIGSTMKKLLVHRDYNTVQASAVPLGNVDSDPAARARLPFPIYGTFMDITENRGEGQFNALQLELQRRFSGGLAVNAAYTLAGSDSNAPDSGNSTIGVVQYDPYDIEKDRGPDPNVVKHRVVMNSTWEIPFGRGRAFGSELPRWADAIAGGWTVSTIFQARSGPNLTPYFTYGDTGGIYPANTGRTLDGVGQFGEAWRPDVTGNPNTGGSRTQFYDLTKFTLPAPGTLGNAKKGSVKGPGTWIVNLAFYKNLVRARAVTADFTVLLDNAFNHPQFAVGLGTGGFMDLTDYLINGVAANGNTAVLDADTVGSTEGFSVGRVVRLGLRLRF
- a CDS encoding NAD-dependent epimerase/dehydratase family protein, which translates into the protein MRVPFPADVRDEAQLEDLLAQPSDADVECVRRLDGDVLVIGASGKMGPSLARRIHRAIRRAGVRRRVLAASRFSTPAVRASLEAEGIHTIACDLLNTDHVAALPAAENVLFLAGRKFGTLDRSDLTWATNTVVPARVAEQFAPSRMVVFSTGNVYPLVRVEGPGSREADPPSPAGEYAQSCLGRERVIEFVSRERRLRALIFRLNYAVDLRYGTLVDIARKVITGDAVDLTMGFFNAIWQGDANSYALRSLELCSSPPEILNVTGAERISVRDTAEWFGSTFGRPPVFVNTEGPVALLSDASRCRALLGDPDVPLPLLRQWVARWVAHGGTSLNKPTHFEVTDGRY
- a CDS encoding GNAT family N-acetyltransferase, which codes for MMDAKDPVIRVLTAADLDAAMGLSAAAGWNQRIADWRMLLQLAPAGAFAAVAGGTIVGTAIGIDYGRFGWIAMMLVDPAWRGRGIGARLLRAAMAAVPPDVPIRLDATPLGRPLYRRHGFEDESRLTRHVADASRPAADPPSHGAAHQVRRLGPADLTAVFAQDQRVFGATRRPLLEWLLDGAPHYAHAIDTTAGAHYCFGRTGRLFDQIGPVVGDDASARALVSASLAAAHGRGVVVDAFDRHAGFAAWLRSRGFDGARPLFRMCRAGTRGAWTGHDEQEHAILGPEFG